Within Vicia villosa cultivar HV-30 ecotype Madison, WI linkage group LG1, Vvil1.0, whole genome shotgun sequence, the genomic segment TCGATGATGTTCAAATTGCTTTGTGAATGTTTCTTAGGAATCCAATTTGTAGATATGCAAcaaaatgcaaatgatttttacactgtcattAATATTTGTGCAAAATTGCTAATAGGTTGGATGGACACAGAATGTTGGATTTGTTGAGAGGCCAGAGACTTGTTTTTGTTGGTGATTCCATCAATAGGAATATGTGGGAATCACTTATTTGTATTCTCAGAAACTCTGTGAAAGACAAAAGTAAAGTTTTTGAAGCAAATGGAAAAGTCCATTTTAAAGGAGAAACCTcttattcattcatattcaaagtaagtttcaattttttccttttttgttttgtGAAATTTCATCTTCATGATGTATCAATGTTTAGTATTGATTCCTTTGTCTGGTAGTAGGATTACAACTTCTCGGTCGAGCTTTTCGTATCGCCCTTCTTAGTTCAAGAGTGGGAATATCTCGTCAAGAACGGAACGAAAAAGGAAACGCTTCGGCTCGATTTGGTTGGTAAATCATCTGATCAATATAAAGATGCAGATATAATCATCTTCAACACTGGCCATTGGTGGACTCATGATAAAACTTCTAAAGGGTAAATAAACATGATCGATTCGATCTTTTCTAAAGCTTATTTATTAATCACTTGGTTATTCTGATTTTGTATTCTAATATTGCAGTACGATTTAAGGGTAAACATATTGATATTTTTTTCAGTAAGGACTATTACCAAGAAGGTAGTCATGTGTATAATGAATTGAATGTTTTGGAGGCATTTCGAAAGGCGATAACAACTTGGAGCAGATGGGTTGATGCCAACATAAATGCAACCAAGTCTATGGTTTTCTTTAGAGGCTATTCGTCTTCGCATTTTAGGTAAGAAGATTCGAAAAAAGGTCTTTTGGTTCGCGATTTGAATCTCAATTTGATAACCATGATCATAGAGACAATGTATCAAGAATGCTAACACATACGCATCTTTTCTGATTCTGTCATATTGTAGTGGTGGGCAATGGAATTCAGGTGGACAATGCAACAGTGAAATCGCGCCAATCAAAAATGAAAATTACTTGAGACAATACCCTCCTAAGATGAGAGTTTTGGAAAAAGTACTGAGGAATATGAAGACTCGCGTCACCTACTTGAACGTCACCAAAATGACAGATTTCCGAAAAGATGGTCATCCTTCTATATATAGAAAGCAAAACCTATCACCGGACGAAAGAAAATCGCCGTTGATGTATCAGGATTGCAGCCATTGGTGTCTGCCTGGTATTCCTGACACATGGAATGAGATTCTCTACGCCGAGCTTCTAATGAAACAGTATCgatatcagaatcagaatcaaaatcggCATTAACAGAAGAGAAGAAACAATATACAAACTACAAAAGTCTAAGGCCACATTTACCATATTTTTTGTCCCTTCCAAATTTCAGGATACGGAAATAAACAAACTATACagaaattttttttccaaattttgtaaatgtctaaaatAGTTAATGATATTCATAGAAGGAGTATTTTTaagttaatttaactattaatctTATCAAACACTAAAAATTTAATCTGCTAATTTATTTGCTATAAACCATCTATTATCAACAATAAATTTATCTACTATAAGTTAGGGatggcaaacgggcatgtccgCTCCGTTTAGGCCCACcacgcaaaagcccgcaaaaaaacggggcggacttttttaagagtgcgggtctaaaaccttgtcccgccccgcaaaaaagtgagggcggggcggggaaagcccgcgggcattcggctttttaggcctaaaaatagtaaaattctatgaaaaaacaaatgcccacaaaagcccacaaaaaaacggggcaggcggggcgggcacattaaagagagcgggcctaaaaccttgccacGCCCCGCGAAAAAGTTCGGGTAAAACGGGCTTTTCCCGCGGgccggacccgttttgccacccataCTATAAGTCAATGTTAATCTATTAAGAATTCGAAATGATGTGGAACTTCTCTTCAGCATCACATGGAGTCTTTGACAAATGCAACTCTTGTATGCATTTGTCCTTTTCTTCTTTGAACAAATCATTTGTCCTTTTCTTGAAAAAGTAtcatttcttttttgtttttgttttatttactcTTTATGTCCGTGAattattttttgagatttttaaatCAGATTATGATCTTAAACAGTTTGTAATTTGATTCTTAATTTTGTTAGTAATTTGTGATTAGATTTTCAAACTAAAGTTTATAAATTAGATCCCAATTATATATagttaaaataaattcaattagTCACCTAAATTAAATTAGGGACTCaaattaattgtttgatttgctgAAAAATGAGAGACTTGATATGACAACTTTTGATGCATAAATTAATCATGTCTCAGGACTGGACAAAACATGTCTCAGGAGACTGGACAAAAACATGAATTTTTGTCCTTTAACAAACCATGGAACAATTTTTTGTCTCAAACATAAATTatcaaaaaaactattaaaatatcatattttataaatcaataatgaatattatataaaaaattatattattgtattgaatatataaacttatcaaataaaatagattaaaaaaaattgtctagTACATCAATTATCAAACACAATATAGTACGAAATTTTTTTTGTAGTGTTCTATAATGTCATATGTTGTTCTTTtacaaatcaaacgcaccctaaGGTAGGGGTGACTAACGGGCAtgtccgccccgtttaggcccgccccacAAAAGTCCGCAAAAAAACAGAGCGGACATAGTTAAGGGTGCGGGTTAagcccgcaaaaaagtgagggtggGGCGGGTTAAGCCCGCAGACACTACACcttttaagtctaaaaatgtCAAAATTTATGTAAATTTAcgtgcccgcaaaagcccacatAAAAAACGGGACGGAGCGATCACATTAAAGGATGAGGGCCTAAAACCTTAGTCCGTCCCGTACTAAAATGCGCGCAAAACGGGTATACCCACATATCGGTCGGACCTGTTTTGCCACTCTTACCCATAAGTCTAATTCAAATAATCAAAAGTTAAGAAGTattctaattataaataatttaagagttcAAAAACTCGTTTATTAAGGAATAATTAAATACTTTTCAcaaattgaaaaattgaaaagttcaattataaataattttgaaaattctttAGTATCCATGAATTTAAATTGGATATCACTGTCTTTAGTTTAAATTatcttaaaatttgaatttattttaaaatataataaaataaaaaaatgatataaCATTGAATTATTATATTTGATTAGTTGAGAATAATGGTAtccaattaaatttaaaaataccgGAATCCTTACGAATAATTTTAGTTTATGAATCATTTTATAAAGTTTCATAAAGTCTATGTACCGGCTATGGACGGTATTTGCTTTTGATGCAATGTaccaacaaaataataaaatcttaatttttttaattttaaatttggcTATTCAAGTGACATGGAtagtcatattaattttttaatctttaaaatttattataaatatataaaatgtaaagtatTTAGAAAAAACACGTCTACCCTTCTGATTTTATTTTGTAACTTTTTCTAATTTCATagataaaatagattattaaaaGCTTTCCTTAAAGCTCATTAATTTTACATTAAATATTGTTGACATGTCATTCCaataaatttttcaatttttttttctattatttcctAACACTACaatctattattattactaaatgtaCACCCGTGCGATCGCACgggtaaattttatataataataatttataatttataataaaatttataaataatttaataagattattattattattattattattattattaattatttaatataataaattaatgtaCTATCAAAAATACTTACTTAccctaattaattttatttaacaccCCAAATTTATACCCTTAAATGTCATTTCACATTAAAGATgtacttaattaaaaaaaatctactaAAATCATTATTAATGACATGCTAATTAATAGTgtaaataaattcaaatttttttattgttaccAATGCAAGAACATGGTTTATCCAATACGCAAAAATAATCCTAAAGCAACGTGTAGCAGCATTTTCAGTTGATATTCCAACGTATTGATTCTTTACTTTTGCACGAATATTGTCTTGAAAATACACCAAAAACACCTTGGAAATACACCAAAAACCTTTTggattcaaacttcaaactttaGTTGCCCCTCTATTTATTTCTATCCTCATTCAcagttaggggtggaaataggctaggctttagaaggtctGGGCCTGACCTACGATAAATTTAAGAGGCCAGAGTCTGACCTATGGTGTAACGCcctgtatttaattaattatttaattaaatatttttgaattaattgTCGAAGTTGTGAATTGTTGGAaaatgttgatttaagttgtcatgttgttaattgatttaattggttgattaatatTGACTATTATTTATGAGAATAGTTGTAAGAATTATTATGGGCTTATTTAATGGTTGGTGGTAGAAAAGGTGAGGTGTGAAAATTAAGCCCAATGAAATTATTAAGAATAATAGAATGATTTGGTTAAGTGGAATAAAAGAAATTAGGTATTATCAGTAAAAGAGGAACAAgggttttggagaagagaaaagaagaagGGGTTTCCGGAGTTTGGCCGTGGAAAGTTGCAGAGGAGGAAAAGAGAGAAGAGGTAAAGGTTGGAAGCTATGGCAATAGCTAGGTTCAACCGGTGGAATAGAGcgtctccaatccaaggtaagtgTGGGGTTCTAATTCTATAATAGGGTATATGATGGATAGTATGTGGGATTGGGTTTGTAAAATTGCTTCTAGTTGTGTTTGATTGTGGTGGTTGATCCTGAAAATTAATTATTGTCGATGAATTAGTTGTTGAATATTGTAGCTGTTGAGGTGGTGAATAATCTGAAACTGGTgaaattgttgttgtgtgtttgatTATGTTTCCAATTTGTACCGAACCTCTGAGTTCCTATTTGTTTACCACTGTGCTGTGAAATTGTTGTGTTTCTGGAAATTGTTGGACTATCATGAATTTAATATATTGTAGTTGCTCTGTTGCTTGTTGCTGGGAGTTGGCCTGAGGagtaattttgaaggaaaaaggTGACTCGAAGAAGTactgagaagaaaaagaaagaaaaaaaactttgaaGGGGCGACCGCCCCTGTGTGTGTGAAGGAAGGTGGCgactgtaacatcccgatttttattaatatttttattaattatattagtaattatattatttggtgtttttaataattatttgtttaatttagtcatttctgatgtttattgaaatttttcgCTTTTTGGGACGATTtggtcggtattagttcgggatagcggatcgaaatttaatcgaaaattttaatatttttagtattagaaatattaatgagttaatatttagcgttttgggaatttttcgagcaattaagattagaccggaaatatgagacattgagttattagaggattttatccgtatttattttattattttattttattttacttggtatgttaattaattatttaattgttatgagatataataattaattgaattaattaattttgtgtgtattggtgtttatttagtttattgaactaaatagagatattaagagattatatttaattgggcctatttattagagtTAGAAGTAAATTGGGGGTGTTAGTTTTCTTAAGCCCAATATGACAAATAAGTTAGTAAGAGTGTGAGAGGGTAAAGTGAGTCATAACATATCATTTGCTCATtttcaagagaagagaagaggagaagaagagcaaaagaggaacaaagtgagagctagggtttgaagaaatcaaagaggtaagggggagaatcctaattattatgggttagtatgattgggtcaaaggggtagattaacatgattaggttgttgtgtagAAATTAGAATTGAATTTGGAAATAATGTTGAAATGCTGTGCGgaataaaaaattgaatttggAAACAAATAGACCTTGCCTCGGTACTTGTAGCTACGGCGGTTGGCACACCTAATTCGCCATGGTATTTGCGTTTTTCATGCTACAGTATGTGCTGTTATTTTGTTTCGTTTCTACTTCATACAGCTCTATTCCATGTTttcatatattattaattataatatatatttcataCCAAATAAAACCTCATTAAGCCTAGTATTTGTGTTTTCTATAGCTATTATTGTGTGCCTTGTTTTATTTCTATTGTTTTGCaatactattatttaatatatattataatagtagAATGTAATAGAAATGAGCATAGTTATGAAATGAAATAAAGTTGAAAATAGTAGTAAATAAATTGTGTAACAGTAGCatttagaaaacaaaataaaatgcaaaactgTCCCGTTGACCGAATAGcggaattaaacggtataattaattgtccggaatttgatgaaaatttacgtggtagctaagtttaattagtagattaacatggtgatgttattttgttgaaaatgtgatatttacgaaccgaccgaaatagtgtggatttgaatatcttttatattaaatattggttttggaataaaaaatgaattagaaacttagagctaatgtagtgtaattattaattagttgatttacttaataattacattaatttcaataagtataattgattggaatataataGATATTGAATTGATTATTTGTTTGTCGGTAACTTACGATATTTTGGAAAGTTTGACCGTAATTGTATTTTTGGCCAATTCTAATAAATTAACACTTGATTTGgaagtatattcttatattttgttggcAATATGAATTAACACGAGATAGTATGacttactagtgttaattgtattttgtaaatcataattgaatattgtttctattatgtggattgatatcaatgcgttgtgaatgttgtgtacaatttgatatataattcatagagttgaattattattggtatgcggtaagttaagattgatgagataatcttaattgcatagttggttggtaattgtacattcattcatggcatagtcggctttattgtggaagcggtgaaactgtgggttcacatggtaatagacggtgatccttgaatgaaaatagacgtagaatacgttgatccttaattggaaactgtcgcgcgctcggttttttgccatacctctcgcggagagatacgcgaactgactcttttgtttctgcttttgtgtttgaaaatcagagagtcgccaccgaccttttattttatccaattaaggaaaggtttataaaagaaacagaaaaaagacctttaagaaattctgggtaagggggtaagttatacaaagggaaggtgttagcaccctttgtatccatggttatccatgggctctttaatttgcttagctcacttgttttcaattgcttttaaatgctcgtatgtggtttcaaatacctttgtaaattgaatttgtaatgatccttgagcggatgtatacaaagtgtttttatttttcaaaagatgctttggaaaaaagagcgttaacttcataatgatccttgtttggatatatacaaagtattgtctttttgaaagttttatttttgaaaaaaaacaatgatatatgagagatttgtttgttttgatttgagcaagcaaattaggaggtctaccctgagttataaggtctttatcctatttcctttaaaaatctatcctttcaccggatataaacaaaagttcgattttgcgtttgaaataatagaatttgattttgattttgaaaagaatgagaaagggattaccctaagaggtgcaagtgtgattgtgtttggattcagatattttatctttgaagttagtgatctaacgattcaattttatctttggcatgtacgcagtttatatgtgctggaatttaaaatgcagaaatgtaaaatgcggaaagtaaatctacgctattacatcgattgtgcggaaaatgtaaactacgctatttacatgaatttgacaacctatacatttatctaggaatttaaattgcaagaaatataaaagaaatgtttttggatttttatgattgattttaattatagttaatgcataattaattaaattaaaatgaggaaaaaagatgaaaataaatttcaaacctaaaaattaagttcaaaatatgttcaaaaatgcttgttaattaaatttaaaacaaaactaatttttttttgttttttttgaaatttgatttgaaatctattaagttaattaataaataattatataaataattacacaaataattaaaacttgaagagaaaattattctaaatatgtacaaaattagcctataatatataaactatatttaatataaagaacaaatttttttatgattttttgattggttgaattaattaaaaagcaaatatataaatataaactaattaattatgcaaaatatttaaattatgaagaaaaataaaatatttttatatcagaaaataaaatattattttagaagcctaaaaatattttttgtgtattttttggatttttaaaactatttttaattaatttaacaaagaaattaaaataaaatagaaaataaaaagatgaatgatCAGGTGCGGTATTTAACTGAGgaccatggtaaggatgagtgttttgatgcgttcGATTGAGAGTTTAATGAGATCAGACGGCTCAGATATTGAGGTCACATGGAAAGATGATGTAAAGCGCACATGGGAACCCAGGATTCAAAAACACTGGCGCGCGTtctatccaatgaggtgaggacacctcatcgtcttcaacctccagccagcacctttaataacgtttttgtaataaaagcgctgtaatagataccttctaaacctgcaaaatagcgaatagggtcaaacatgaatataaatttggcgcgacatgcccattcgattcgtctcaatctactgaattcaaccatgcccttaatttgtcctatttttggttctaacgaaaaaccctaaatttgaactaagaaaccctaaaatggtagtttcgtgtacaggctcccaaactttaattaaatgtccagaaatgatcaggacattaagctaagttcaaatatatgtctacatcttgttaaacatgcctgaatgatcagatacgagttggttttattttgaataaatcgtgacctgtagtgcttagttcagtgggtttcaaggctgggaaatgattggaatagtttcagtgatacttgaggaaggtgtttgaatgtttagtttgtattgaaactgacttgaattcaaaattcgaatttggaatttctttgaaaaatttaagtgattacaagtatggttACAAGCATAGTTTCTCTTCTGAATTCGTGGTTTTTTCATTTGTGAAGtactctaagctatttataagctatgttgtgcttagaattgaagccaagaagcctttggttgcctttgttgaattcttgatttttttatattaaaacctttgaattgttgaccaagtcttgcttctcttcaatgctcttgccttgtacctcaatcttctgcagaaaattaaagattcttggatgactcatgcttagaaactaagctatcccttatccttccattttccattttcatttaatcttaaaataggataaaattaaaccaaaaatggataaaaatggtgtgggctttgtcttggtcgtgggaggcccataatatcatggcaaacatgtttgaaccatgaaaacttggccccatttggaaaaaatacatttttgagcaatgttggttttatgcattttcccaaaatttagccaacttcaacaaggtgtaaatccctcaatttttgtcatatgaaggagatcttgcactttttggaaacctcaaagagtcatctaaccaatgtctttggtctcatgtcaaaatgatttttgatgctccttgtgtatccttttgaaaaaagtgtctttttgttgactttgaaaatgacctgtaatgtcttggttcatatttttcaaatggtgaacctaatgaccatgggaccaattgcatttgaaagataattgaatttccttcaaaatgagctttggtttgaattttttggatgaagtatgagagagttatgaccagtcaaagttcagttgactttttaggagaaaaccctaattttgaatcttagggttttgttgatttttgatctttccttgatgaattatgatcatccaatgatcaaatgatgaatcctttgaaaaaatatggatgttgacaaaaaatttcatttttgactgtctgttgacttttttggtcaaacgggtcgtctgttgactgtttgagctgctgacggtgcgtctgagtgaattgaagtttgaaaatttgtatgatggtactttgagatgtatggaggtccatgaaatccatttgaggtctcaaaaacttgtttctcctgaaaaaacaataaaccctaatcagggactgtttgtgtaggagacagttaagcgtacctgatttttgtgcagtgctgagtctctgctaatcatgtgatattcagaagacttctaggacaaaaatcttggaattttgaaatgcaaaagtttgatttgattgatggtacaaaacacggagaattgtattGTCAGCAacttgactgtcaactgactattcaggcatgtaacagttagagtgaaaaatcaacagtcaaagttaattttctttttgttgtttttgttttatgtgaaagatgaaagtttatttacatgacttgttaaaaaacacagacataataaataattattatttactgtacgcgagcaaaattaccgataataaccctaaaaatcatttaatgcacagaaacataaatatttgactggcagaaaacacacaaaatattatctgaataattaagcaacaatatgacaaatagtacaacatttaatactgacagtacaaacattacatactataatgaacggtacgacgaataaacggtacatttaagaaaataagagatacgacaaactttaagaatgacgattaataacccatgctatgaccaacagaaaatagatgatcgggagtgtaaccatcgcaggtccacatttttcaggactatgtagacagaagaaggacatgatcaccgtagcaatggtgatgaccataagaaaacacgtttccatccgcttcgccattttgccggggaggaagagagaatggatatgaagtagaaatttgagaaatgatttagaatttgatgtgagattttatgaaaaaaaatgagagttatttatagaatgaaaagaaggatagagacgttggggaatgaagtgattccgtacaaaaggaaaatttgagtggaagtaagatttgaaagaaagtgtatgatagtgttgggaaaaagagagacgtgtagaataaagttaagatttgatttttgaaaaagagatttgaaaagagattttgaaaataatggaatatagtacaaaagttagtgggaaacaaaaattagtaataatttacttgtttaccagtacagtctgaatcccggactctgcgcctgcgaaagatttaactctgtaccaattgtgtcagtactatttatctgtaaaaaaatatcaaataaatagcgtgtgtgaagcaataaacagtacttggcgtttgcgtaagaataaattcaacagcaagccaaaatactgtataagaaagaattctaaaaatcaagtattcataaatcaggatgtgaaaatccatgattatatgaaactcttaatttttagattgaagttttcttgaaaaaagatgcgggcaaattttggggtataacagttgcccctattcaatcttcttaaacctgaagagattgtgtGAAATCTGAAGgcggaagatgattgaatattttagatgccctgaaaatttgcacttacctccatcgggagtgatgttggaatttgtctttgaatgttgtctgagaaatgtggttggaagattgaaacattacatgggatgggctttcagatgcccccTGGCAAATgtgtttgatggtttgttcatcagaatgaatccattgattatatcttgatgaaggatttgaaagtctttgtgttgactgtttcggaaccgtccaaggttaccgctttaagtctaggaggatgattgttatggaactgtccaaagtttttccgctttagattttgaaagttgatcgttgtggaaccgtctgaggtatcagctttagatcttcgatggtagatcgttctggaaccgtctgaggtatcagctttagatcttcgatggtagatcgttctggaaccgtctgaggtatcagctttagatcttcgatggtagatcgttctggaaccgtctgaggtatcagctttagatctgcgttgcttgtttttttgagttgataagtaatttgaaaagagagatctcttcagaatgaatccttggcttgattatatctgagaggactgcttatttgaatagagttcaaggggaacactgtatgtgattgagaacatctttgttgaagacatccgtctgcctgaaaaatcaagttagtgatatgcaatggcatgatgtatgtaatgcatgagattctctaaccaaaggagaaatatgcatgttatgtatgcgtttgtcatgaaatattatatgctgtgtatgaatatgcgtatgacgtatgatgtatgatgtatgatgtatgatgtatgatgtatgatgtatgattgggaaaataaatcccagctagtcagtcatctggagatgaaggtattgtgattgttgatgatcttttgagtgggaatgaggaagatgcataatcctccgatgcactatttgaccaagtcctggtgtggagaccacaccttctggagatagtaatctggaacagccctgctgggggataagatttctcgaatcacttcgtttggagagaaaaatcttatcgaggaatttgctgagaaatgcat encodes:
- the LOC131644744 gene encoding protein trichome birefringence-like 1, whose product is MFDAQQKTKHVKLSLVIIILNQSNPNQFINRISYNSYSHQQSIIFFHSTKKTDTTFSHKPVLTSLFLFLSQTSSMAESTKHVPNSDIKTLFSIFKTSKTIAFAYAFMLAFLSLTLFLAFSPSPNPSSPWFTNFFTTKTLSSSSSIFSFFYHNTTTTSSLPSSPFSNTSRSTNNTSHVSDQAKPQKMINQTANMEQEIHMMESLRKCDFFDGEWVKDDDSYPLYQPGSCNLIDQQFNCISNGRPDQDFQKFKWKPKGCSLPRLDGHRMLDLLRGQRLVFVGDSINRNMWESLICILRNSVKDKSKVFEANGKVHFKGETSYSFIFKDYNFSVELFVSPFLVQEWEYLVKNGTKKETLRLDLVGKSSDQYKDADIIIFNTGHWWTHDKTSKGKDYYQEGSHVYNELNVLEAFRKAITTWSRWVDANINATKSMVFFRGYSSSHFSGGQWNSGGQCNSEIAPIKNENYLRQYPPKMRVLEKVLRNMKTRVTYLNVTKMTDFRKDGHPSIYRKQNLSPDERKSPLMYQDCSHWCLPGIPDTWNEILYAELLMKQYRYQNQNQNRH